Proteins encoded in a region of the Oscillospiraceae bacterium MB24-C1 genome:
- a CDS encoding glycosyltransferase, with protein MEQESIAVSVLVISYNHARYIRQALNSILAQQTDFQFEILVGDDASQDGTAQIILDLAQNEPRIQPVLRPHNMGATRNLYDLQNRACGAYLAYLEGDDYWCDVHKLQKQVDFLAAYPDYIGCTHRCHIVDELGHPHESQYLSWIAQKERYTLEDFHGLVLPGHTSTLLHCNVFLNSGGAYESLITIHPLIGDRSLCLLLASQGTISQLSDTMSCYRCPCKSEGSNATAVAYTRNPNRIREDYDYTKKLEAYACRVLGVDGGFLSHKKALFVSAVWAALRHPSAEGFELVRQILREGQPLDYLLALPAGVIRKLREKQKQGS; from the coding sequence ATGGAGCAGGAGTCTATTGCAGTCAGCGTGTTGGTGATTTCTTACAACCACGCGCGCTATATCCGTCAGGCACTTAATAGCATCTTGGCGCAGCAGACTGATTTTCAATTTGAAATTCTGGTGGGCGATGATGCTTCTCAGGACGGTACGGCGCAGATCATTCTTGATCTGGCACAAAATGAGCCCCGGATTCAGCCCGTTTTAAGACCACATAATATGGGCGCTACCAGAAATCTATACGACTTACAGAACCGGGCATGCGGCGCATATCTCGCTTATCTTGAGGGCGACGACTACTGGTGTGATGTTCATAAGCTGCAAAAGCAGGTAGATTTTCTGGCGGCGTATCCCGACTACATTGGCTGCACTCACAGGTGCCACATTGTGGACGAGCTAGGACATCCGCACGAAAGCCAGTATCTAAGCTGGATAGCCCAAAAGGAACGGTACACGCTTGAGGATTTTCATGGCCTTGTGCTACCGGGCCACACAAGCACGCTGCTGCATTGCAATGTTTTCTTAAATTCCGGTGGGGCTTACGAGTCGCTTATAACAATACATCCGCTTATCGGAGACCGATCGCTGTGCTTGCTGCTCGCCTCGCAAGGGACTATTTCCCAGCTGTCCGACACGATGAGCTGCTATCGTTGTCCGTGTAAATCGGAAGGCAGCAATGCGACGGCGGTCGCTTACACGCGCAATCCCAACCGAATTCGGGAAGATTATGACTACACCAAAAAGCTGGAGGCCTACGCTTGCCGGGTGCTGGGAGTGGATGGTGGTTTTTTATCGCATAAGAAGGCGCTTTTTGTCAGCGCTGTTTGGGCAGCATTAAGGCATCCTAGTGCGGAGGGCTTTGAGCTGGTACGCCAAATTTTGCGCGAAGGTCAGCCGCTTGATTATCTTCTTGCGCTGCCAGCAGGCGTGATTCGTAAATTGAGAGAAAAACAAAAGCAAGGGAGCTGA
- a CDS encoding phage/plasmid primase, P4 family has translation MFRPMKLWQILCKILAMAMGSGNGCRMKINHVGHNDSQQTTLICDIFPELTPDNYDRAGSGAGGTCRSNPFYSKPKLPLKTTDDKLSPFALAKLLQQEMPFATMNGQLCLYRAPAFRLYDERRLLTECRRHLGDDIFGSYGWRSIADAFKILPSDPKLLDLSGYTGRKRPLFVFRNGVVTKRPKELRPATQQDVVFAFCDCDYHHERRKEQQGVMDGYLNFLANGDQELVELIWAVIGAVISQDTTFKKAFFFFGLTQTGKSVLGKLLSMLIGEDYLTSIPLSRFGQTFQLSEMQGKLANIMMDDSSNRLQDTSIFKSLTSAGLDSINASVKYGRDVRLRADTIKLIFGFNTLPELSTREDLEPFFERVIIIPCINQVPKEKRDEHLIDKLLAEKDYILFRAMKTFLGVKENNNVFPHSSASESALQEYKSKYFCSAARMMSVDQCVRDFVKQRCVLDPAMRIHGASLYEAYRNFAYECDYPFFNPETISICIRSLFQLEKSKFRLNGSPLHGLIGIGLVERPSDN, from the coding sequence TTGTTTCGACCGATGAAGCTATGGCAGATTTTATGCAAAATACTCGCGATGGCGATGGGGAGCGGCAATGGCTGCCGGATGAAGATAAACCATGTCGGTCATAACGATTCTCAACAGACAACGTTAATCTGCGACATTTTTCCAGAACTGACACCGGATAATTACGATAGAGCTGGCAGCGGCGCAGGTGGCACTTGTCGATCGAATCCATTTTATAGCAAGCCGAAGCTACCACTAAAAACAACCGATGACAAGCTTTCTCCCTTTGCGCTTGCAAAGCTTTTGCAGCAGGAAATGCCATTCGCTACTATGAACGGGCAGCTATGCTTGTATCGTGCGCCCGCTTTTCGTCTCTATGACGAACGTCGACTCTTGACTGAATGCCGACGACACTTGGGGGATGATATCTTCGGAAGCTACGGATGGCGTAGTATTGCCGACGCTTTTAAAATTCTACCTTCAGATCCCAAGCTTCTGGATCTTTCGGGGTATACCGGTCGAAAGAGGCCGTTGTTTGTATTCCGAAATGGCGTGGTCACGAAGCGGCCTAAAGAGCTTCGCCCTGCTACGCAACAGGATGTCGTATTCGCTTTCTGCGATTGCGATTATCATCACGAACGGCGAAAGGAGCAACAAGGCGTTATGGATGGTTATCTTAATTTCCTTGCTAATGGTGATCAAGAGCTCGTCGAGTTGATTTGGGCCGTAATAGGTGCCGTCATCAGCCAAGATACGACCTTCAAGAAGGCATTTTTCTTCTTTGGTCTGACCCAAACGGGAAAAAGCGTACTCGGCAAACTGCTGAGTATGCTTATAGGAGAGGATTATCTTACCTCAATTCCCCTTTCGCGTTTTGGACAAACCTTTCAGCTGAGCGAAATGCAAGGCAAGCTGGCAAACATCATGATGGATGATTCTTCGAATCGCCTTCAGGATACCAGTATTTTTAAATCGCTTACCAGCGCAGGACTTGACAGCATCAACGCCTCTGTTAAGTATGGCCGTGATGTGCGCTTGCGGGCGGATACGATTAAACTTATTTTTGGTTTTAATACGTTGCCCGAATTGAGTACGAGAGAGGATTTAGAACCTTTTTTTGAGCGGGTAATCATTATCCCCTGCATAAATCAGGTGCCTAAAGAAAAACGGGACGAGCATCTGATTGACAAGCTCTTGGCGGAAAAAGATTACATCCTGTTTCGTGCAATGAAGACTTTTCTTGGGGTAAAAGAAAACAACAATGTATTTCCTCACTCTTCAGCCAGTGAGTCTGCCTTGCAAGAATACAAGAGCAAATATTTTTGCAGTGCGGCCAGAATGATGAGTGTTGACCAGTGTGTCAGAGATTTCGTCAAGCAGCGTTGCGTATTGGATCCTGCCATGCGCATCCACGGAGCGAGCCTCTATGAAGCCTACCGCAACTTTGCGTATGAATGCGATTATCCGTTTTTCAACCCAGAGACGATTTCGATATGTATCAGATCGCTTTTTCAGTTGGAAAAGAGCAAATTCCGGCTTAACGGATCTCCGCTACATGGCCTTATTGGTATAGGCCTTGTTGAACGCCCGAGCGACAATTAG
- a CDS encoding cob(I)yrinic acid a,c-diamide adenosyltransferase: protein MDKGLVHLYYGDGKGKTTAALGLAMRALGYGRRVVLLQFLKNTPCGELVALARHDGMTVLRGKAGAHFTFAMTEEERTQTKAIHERNLAQAMALVQAQKCDLLILDEVTDALQTGLLDEDSLRKVVLKKSNSLELVMTGHHAVSWLVQAADYVTEMKKCKHPFDRGVPAREGVEF from the coding sequence ATGGACAAAGGGCTGGTGCATCTCTATTATGGTGACGGCAAAGGCAAGACCACGGCGGCGCTAGGGTTGGCTATGCGCGCATTGGGTTACGGTAGACGGGTTGTGTTGTTGCAGTTTTTAAAGAATACCCCCTGCGGAGAGTTGGTGGCACTGGCGCGCCACGACGGCATGACGGTGTTGCGCGGCAAAGCTGGGGCACACTTTACCTTCGCCATGACCGAGGAAGAGCGTACACAAACCAAGGCGATTCACGAGCGCAATTTGGCGCAGGCGATGGCGTTGGTGCAGGCGCAGAAATGTGACCTGTTGATACTCGACGAGGTCACCGACGCGCTACAAACCGGCCTGCTGGATGAAGATTCATTGCGTAAAGTTGTACTGAAAAAATCTAACAGTCTGGAGTTGGTTATGACGGGGCACCACGCAGTGAGCTGGCTAGTACAGGCGGCTGATTATGTCACCGAGATGAAAAAGTGCAAACATCCGTTTGATCGAGGCGTACCCGCAAGAGAAGGGGTGGAGTTTTGA
- a CDS encoding cobyric acid synthase, whose product MKKARPIMIQGTTSNAGKSIVAAGLCRVFMQDGHRVAPFKSQNMALNSYVTLDGLEMGRAQVTQAQAAGLEPDVRMNPVLLKPTTDVGSQVILNGEVVGNMSAMNYFKYKRTLRPEVQKAYESLAAENDIVVIEGAGSPAEINLKAEDIVNMGMAQMADAPVLLVADIDRGGVFASIYGTIALLEPEERSRIKGVIINKFRGDKAILQSGIDMIAELTDIPVLGVLPYLNIDIDDEDSLTDRFSRQPNEHCPLDIVVVRLPRISNFTDFDALARHPSVGLRYVGAADELGSPDLVILPGSKSTMADLLWMRQNGLESGIKKLAASGTLVAGVCGGYQMLGRLLKDPYNVEGGGELRGMELLDTETVFSPEKVRTRISGKVSTLTGELEALSGAELFGYEIHMGNTKLRGRTRPFTVLEGSIGDGAVYENVFGSYVHGLFDGGLGNALVNLLLARKGLCAEGGEQISAAQHREQQFDFLAAAIRESFDMTAIYKIMEEGA is encoded by the coding sequence ATGAAAAAAGCACGTCCAATTATGATACAAGGGACAACGTCTAATGCGGGAAAAAGCATTGTCGCAGCGGGGCTGTGCCGCGTTTTTATGCAGGACGGCCATCGCGTCGCCCCCTTTAAAAGCCAGAATATGGCACTTAATAGTTATGTTACGCTCGACGGGCTTGAAATGGGTCGCGCACAAGTGACGCAGGCGCAGGCGGCAGGTCTTGAGCCGGATGTGCGTATGAATCCAGTGCTTCTTAAGCCCACGACCGACGTGGGTAGTCAGGTGATTCTTAACGGTGAGGTGGTCGGTAACATGTCGGCCATGAATTATTTTAAGTATAAGCGTACGCTACGCCCCGAGGTGCAAAAGGCCTATGAATCGCTGGCGGCCGAGAATGATATTGTCGTCATTGAGGGCGCGGGTAGCCCGGCGGAGATTAATTTGAAGGCTGAGGATATTGTAAACATGGGCATGGCGCAGATGGCCGACGCGCCGGTGTTACTGGTGGCGGATATTGACCGCGGCGGCGTATTTGCCAGCATCTATGGCACTATCGCGCTGCTGGAGCCCGAGGAACGTAGTCGTATAAAAGGTGTCATTATCAATAAATTCCGCGGAGATAAAGCTATATTGCAGTCTGGGATTGACATGATCGCCGAGCTGACAGATATTCCGGTATTAGGTGTGTTGCCCTATTTGAACATTGACATCGACGATGAGGACAGCTTGACCGACCGGTTCTCACGACAGCCGAACGAACACTGCCCACTGGATATTGTGGTGGTACGGTTGCCGCGCATTTCTAATTTTACCGATTTTGACGCGCTGGCACGCCATCCGTCGGTAGGTCTGCGCTATGTTGGTGCCGCGGACGAGCTGGGCAGTCCTGATCTGGTTATTTTGCCTGGCAGCAAAAGCACGATGGCCGATCTGCTGTGGATGCGCCAAAACGGTTTGGAATCGGGGATTAAAAAGCTGGCGGCCTCAGGAACACTTGTCGCAGGTGTGTGCGGCGGTTATCAGATGTTGGGTAGACTTTTGAAAGACCCCTACAATGTGGAAGGTGGCGGTGAGTTGCGCGGCATGGAGCTGCTGGATACCGAGACGGTGTTCTCCCCCGAAAAGGTACGCACCCGCATCAGCGGCAAGGTTAGCACACTGACCGGTGAACTTGAGGCACTTTCCGGCGCGGAGCTTTTTGGGTACGAAATCCACATGGGCAACACCAAGCTGCGGGGTAGAACGCGACCATTTACCGTGTTAGAAGGCAGCATCGGTGACGGTGCAGTTTACGAAAATGTCTTTGGCAGTTATGTACACGGGTTATTTGACGGCGGGTTGGGTAATGCGCTGGTAAATCTCTTGCTGGCGCGCAAAGGTCTATGTGCTGAGGGCGGTGAGCAGATTAGCGCCGCTCAGCACCGTGAGCAACAGTTTGATTTTCTAGCCGCAGCCATTCGCGAGAGCTTTGATATGACGGCCATCTATAAAATTATGGAGGAGGGCGCTTGA
- a CDS encoding glycosyltransferase family 2 protein, translated as MTASVILTIAVPTFNMAQWLDKNLATYCDERLFDRLEVICLNNASEDSSKQIIESYVSKYPRIFRLIDRDSRGYGSSINQALAAAQGQYFRIVDADDWVNTPALIELLEALENCDADVVLTDYQIVNMQNGQMTPVRAAQQGVAYDVATTSFAGPLKTLPSIHNTSYRTELLRSSAFYMQDKMFFVDEEYVILPYLHAKNVIYYDFDIYRYQVANPAQSTSPKNRAKYHEHRERVLLRLIPAYYAAKRDGAGQNVLDYCFERIKRGVGDHFTTLYMYVEDRSEGRRLAALWQVYLQTEASDYWLAVRKKAHCLAILNRLKVGLGQYEKFKRIGAKR; from the coding sequence ATGACTGCTTCTGTCATTTTAACCATTGCGGTACCGACTTTTAATATGGCACAATGGTTAGATAAGAATCTTGCTACTTATTGTGACGAGCGACTATTTGATCGCTTAGAGGTCATTTGCCTTAACAATGCGTCGGAGGATTCCTCCAAGCAGATTATAGAAAGCTATGTGTCAAAATACCCGAGGATTTTTCGGTTGATCGATCGGGATAGCCGCGGCTATGGCTCGTCTATCAATCAGGCGTTAGCGGCGGCGCAAGGTCAGTATTTCCGTATTGTCGATGCCGACGATTGGGTGAATACCCCCGCGTTGATCGAACTTTTAGAGGCACTTGAAAACTGCGATGCTGATGTTGTGCTCACCGACTACCAAATTGTTAATATGCAAAATGGCCAGATGACGCCGGTACGAGCTGCGCAGCAGGGCGTGGCCTATGATGTGGCGACCACCTCCTTCGCCGGGCCGTTAAAAACGCTGCCAAGCATTCACAATACGTCTTATCGGACTGAGTTGCTTCGTTCCAGCGCCTTTTATATGCAGGACAAAATGTTTTTTGTCGACGAGGAATACGTCATTCTGCCTTATTTGCATGCCAAAAATGTAATCTATTATGATTTTGACATCTATCGATATCAGGTGGCGAATCCGGCGCAGAGCACATCACCCAAAAATAGAGCGAAATATCACGAACATCGTGAGAGGGTACTACTCCGCTTGATACCAGCCTACTATGCGGCTAAGCGGGACGGCGCGGGCCAAAACGTGCTTGACTACTGCTTTGAACGGATTAAAAGAGGCGTAGGAGACCACTTTACTACCTTGTATATGTATGTGGAGGATCGTAGCGAAGGGCGTCGACTTGCCGCGCTCTGGCAGGTATATCTGCAAACCGAAGCGTCCGACTATTGGCTGGCAGTACGAAAAAAAGCACACTGCCTGGCCATATTGAACCGTCTCAAGGTTGGGCTTGGGCAATACGAAAAGTTTAAAAGAATAGGAGCAAAGCGTTAG
- the glf gene encoding UDP-galactopyranose mutase yields MPQYDYLIVGGGITGAVFAHELSKKGKRCLVIEKRGHIAGNIYDESQNGILVHRYGAHIFHTSKKEIWAYINQFGEFNHFINSPIANYKGELYNLPFNMNTFYQLWGTLMPQQALRRLENERMVYPHEPRNLEEQALSLVGPDIYEKLIKGYTEKQWGQACHELPAFIVRRIPLRFTYDNNYFNDPYQGIPVDGYTALVEKMLQNSEVRLQTDYFQDRVFFNKIAKRIIYTGTIDRYFDYGLGQLAYRSLRFEDSCYNLPNYQGVAVMNFTDSDTPYTRSIEHKHFQFGEQPHTIVTREYSVAWEPGQEPYYPVNDSKNQQVYERYCQLAKHEKNVVFCGRLAQYRYYNMDQVVEAALNRVKVELEL; encoded by the coding sequence GTGCCCCAATACGACTATTTAATTGTTGGCGGTGGTATTACAGGTGCGGTATTTGCCCATGAGCTTTCTAAAAAAGGCAAGCGCTGTTTAGTGATTGAAAAACGCGGGCATATTGCGGGCAATATCTATGATGAGTCTCAAAATGGTATTCTTGTTCATCGCTACGGTGCACACATCTTTCATACATCTAAGAAGGAAATATGGGCGTATATCAACCAGTTTGGTGAGTTTAATCATTTTATTAACAGTCCGATCGCCAATTACAAGGGAGAGCTCTACAATTTGCCCTTTAATATGAACACATTTTATCAATTGTGGGGGACGCTCATGCCTCAGCAGGCCCTGCGACGTCTTGAAAATGAGCGCATGGTATATCCGCATGAACCCCGGAATCTTGAGGAGCAGGCCCTTTCACTTGTTGGCCCTGACATTTATGAAAAGCTTATCAAGGGCTATACCGAAAAGCAATGGGGACAGGCCTGCCATGAGTTGCCGGCTTTTATTGTTCGAAGAATTCCGTTGCGTTTTACCTACGACAATAATTATTTTAACGATCCGTATCAAGGCATTCCTGTCGACGGATATACCGCGCTTGTAGAAAAAATGCTGCAAAACAGCGAGGTACGCCTACAAACCGATTATTTTCAGGACCGGGTGTTCTTTAATAAAATAGCAAAGCGCATTATTTATACAGGAACGATTGACCGTTATTTCGATTATGGGCTGGGGCAACTTGCTTACCGCAGTCTGCGGTTTGAAGATAGCTGCTATAACTTACCCAATTATCAAGGTGTTGCGGTCATGAACTTTACTGATAGCGATACGCCTTATACCCGCAGCATAGAGCATAAGCATTTTCAGTTTGGAGAGCAACCGCATACCATTGTCACGCGGGAATATTCTGTGGCGTGGGAACCCGGGCAGGAGCCGTATTATCCGGTAAACGACTCGAAAAATCAACAGGTCTATGAGCGTTATTGCCAACTGGCTAAGCATGAAAAGAACGTCGTTTTTTGTGGAAGATTGGCGCAATACCGATATTATAATATGGATCAGGTGGTTGAAGCTGCGCTGAATAGGGTGAAGGTTGAGCTAGAGCTATAG
- a CDS encoding precorrin-8X methylmutase, whose product MTGWRALPPAEIERRSFEIITQELGETDFSSVELLVLKRVIHTTADFEYTKTLYFSQNAAEQAITLLMRGAHILTDTNMAKAGVNKTALAKLGGDVHCFMADEQVAQQAKERGITRAAVSMEKTGELPRPLIVAVGNAPTALLRLHEMIAEGVSAPDLIIAAPVGFVNVIESKQVIEAGDIPCIVARGRRGGSTVAAAVCNALLYEAVRRVKKLE is encoded by the coding sequence TTGACCGGCTGGAGAGCGCTGCCGCCCGCTGAGATCGAGCGGCGAAGTTTCGAGATCATCACCCAAGAGTTGGGCGAAACCGATTTTTCATCCGTGGAACTTTTGGTGCTAAAAAGGGTGATACACACCACCGCCGATTTTGAATATACCAAAACACTTTATTTTTCACAAAATGCTGCTGAACAGGCGATAACATTGCTGATGAGGGGGGCGCATATCCTAACTGATACCAATATGGCCAAAGCTGGTGTGAATAAAACTGCTCTTGCCAAGCTGGGCGGCGATGTGCACTGCTTTATGGCGGACGAACAGGTGGCGCAACAGGCTAAGGAGCGGGGCATTACACGTGCGGCAGTCAGTATGGAGAAAACAGGCGAGCTGCCCCGCCCGCTTATTGTTGCGGTTGGCAATGCGCCGACGGCGCTGCTTAGGCTGCACGAAATGATAGCTGAGGGCGTTTCTGCTCCCGATTTGATTATTGCTGCGCCGGTGGGTTTTGTTAACGTCATCGAGAGCAAACAGGTGATTGAGGCGGGCGATATACCATGTATCGTTGCCCGTGGTCGCCGTGGCGGTAGCACAGTGGCGGCAGCTGTTTGTAATGCGTTGCTATATGAGGCGGTTAGACGCGTGAAAAAATTAGAATAA
- a CDS encoding glycosyltransferase → MPLISVIMGVYFVKSETAPLERAVCSILDQSFSDFELLICDDGSSVPAQGLLERMAEKDARIRLMRRGDAITLPQKLNFCLTRATGRFIARMDDDDFSHPQRFERQYDYLVRHPEIAFVGCNINRVFNTCAITPFVLPEFPKPRDFLFVMPYIHPTLLFRREVLEMAGSYCEKKYCLLCEDYDLLLRLYHLGFKGANLQEFLFDYSMAGVEERRRKYRFRINEATVRLIRFGNLGMLPQALPYVVKPLIVGLLPLPMLNWLRRKREARKRRKFL, encoded by the coding sequence ATGCCGCTTATTTCAGTTATAATGGGGGTTTACTTTGTTAAATCCGAAACAGCGCCGTTAGAGCGCGCGGTGTGTTCTATTTTAGATCAGAGCTTTAGCGACTTTGAGCTTCTTATTTGTGACGACGGTTCCAGCGTACCGGCTCAGGGCCTGCTTGAGCGTATGGCAGAAAAAGATGCGCGCATTAGGCTTATGCGGCGAGGGGATGCTATTACGCTGCCGCAGAAACTAAACTTTTGTTTGACCCGCGCTACGGGCCGGTTTATCGCCCGAATGGACGATGACGATTTTTCGCACCCTCAGCGGTTTGAGAGACAGTACGATTATCTGGTGCGGCATCCTGAGATTGCTTTTGTAGGATGCAATATTAATCGTGTATTTAATACATGTGCGATAACACCGTTTGTTCTCCCGGAGTTTCCGAAACCGCGGGATTTTCTCTTCGTTATGCCGTATATTCATCCAACGTTGCTTTTTCGCCGTGAGGTGCTGGAAATGGCAGGTAGTTATTGTGAGAAAAAATACTGCCTGCTTTGTGAGGATTATGATCTGCTTCTGCGTCTTTATCATTTGGGGTTCAAGGGGGCGAACCTGCAGGAGTTTTTGTTCGATTATTCTATGGCTGGCGTGGAAGAAAGGCGCAGAAAATATCGTTTTCGTATCAACGAGGCCACGGTTCGGCTTATCCGGTTTGGAAATTTGGGCATGCTGCCGCAAGCCTTGCCATATGTCGTCAAACCACTAATCGTTGGGCTGCTGCCGTTACCGATGCTAAATTGGCTACGGCGAAAGCGGGAAGCCCGAAAGAGGAGGAAATTTTTATGA
- a CDS encoding stage V sporulation T C-terminal domain-containing protein: MIERFDIAGYCRISVDEELDRDNTSIENQKAIIADFVRQRFPNSTLTFYEDRDRSGYTFEQREGYQLMRRELVSHQRDILIVKDFSRFSRRNSRGLVELEDLRDAGVRIISIGDGIDFPNDDDWLKIQFQFLINEMPVTDTSKKVRSVVRRRQADGKWICAAPYGYIIDKTQNFSIVPEEAAIIQQIFELYNQGWGYRKIANHLTELGIPTPRMSEKNRKEAVGEECRREVKSAWSIITIQGILDNDFYIGTLRQGKFTRKKINGSDLKRDRDEHVVFENHHEPIVDYRTFATTQELRKKRTTSNYRGVKINDNIYSGFLVCGDCGSPMFAMSRSDLRDAYRCGAYHRRGLSACTSHHIRVDMLDEVIRGYIRKVKENSADMIERLNADIEKEAADISESEQSAENLEKVLAELQEELKATKRQRIRDIMKHPERETLLEETYDEMENDLMQRIAGLQSQITLTVDRRNTIIRVNRIAKTAIDVFEDILNKPALERTDLELIIEKILVYEDHIEVLLKADIDSIIKSGMPQELLTTACENKTPVTVGATGNFNQGIMDSLKTQVVQVSAKRKDKVYDVNVISDGDPLEIYTDNDGEVIFKKYSPIGELGAFAAQYAEVLQKAGGYPVVVCDRDHVIAVAGLPKKELLERRVSPSLEELMESRRTHAVSGSETKNFQPVEGIDRYALVAAPIVTSGDVCGAIMFMLGDEGGTATDAEIKLINVAAGFLGKQMEE; encoded by the coding sequence TTGATAGAACGTTTTGACATAGCAGGCTACTGCCGAATCTCTGTCGATGAGGAACTTGACCGCGACAATACCTCCATTGAAAACCAGAAAGCGATTATCGCGGATTTTGTCAGGCAGCGCTTCCCAAACAGCACCCTGACATTTTACGAAGACCGTGACCGTTCAGGTTACACATTTGAACAGCGCGAGGGTTATCAGTTGATGCGCCGCGAGCTGGTCAGCCACCAGCGGGATATTCTCATCGTCAAAGATTTCTCACGTTTCTCGCGTCGTAACAGCCGCGGGCTTGTTGAGCTTGAAGACTTGCGCGACGCAGGTGTGCGCATCATTTCTATCGGCGACGGCATTGACTTTCCAAATGACGACGACTGGCTGAAAATCCAGTTCCAGTTTTTAATTAACGAAATGCCGGTCACCGACACTAGCAAAAAGGTGCGTTCAGTAGTTCGCCGCAGACAGGCGGATGGCAAGTGGATTTGCGCCGCGCCATACGGCTATATTATAGACAAGACGCAGAATTTTTCTATAGTCCCAGAAGAAGCTGCCATTATACAACAAATATTCGAGCTTTACAATCAAGGTTGGGGTTATCGCAAAATCGCCAATCACCTGACCGAGTTGGGCATCCCTACCCCTCGCATGTCCGAAAAAAATCGTAAAGAAGCTGTTGGCGAAGAATGCCGCCGTGAAGTCAAAAGCGCGTGGAGCATCATCACGATACAGGGCATCTTGGATAACGACTTCTACATCGGTACGCTGCGCCAGGGTAAATTCACCCGCAAAAAGATCAACGGCTCGGACTTAAAGCGCGATCGCGACGAACACGTCGTATTTGAAAACCACCATGAGCCGATTGTTGACTACCGCACATTCGCCACGACGCAGGAGCTTCGCAAAAAACGCACCACCTCTAATTACCGTGGCGTGAAGATCAACGACAACATCTATTCAGGCTTTCTGGTCTGCGGCGACTGCGGCTCGCCGATGTTTGCCATGAGCCGATCCGACCTGCGTGATGCCTATCGCTGCGGGGCCTATCACCGCCGGGGGCTTTCCGCCTGCACAAGCCACCACATCCGCGTGGATATGCTAGATGAGGTCATACGCGGTTATATTCGCAAGGTTAAAGAAAACTCCGCCGATATGATAGAGCGCCTAAACGCCGATATCGAAAAAGAGGCCGCCGATATTTCCGAAAGCGAGCAGTCGGCCGAAAATCTCGAAAAGGTACTCGCAGAACTTCAAGAGGAACTGAAAGCCACCAAGCGTCAGCGCATCCGCGACATTATGAAGCACCCCGAGCGAGAAACACTCCTCGAAGAAACCTACGACGAGATGGAAAACGATTTGATGCAGCGCATCGCGGGGCTGCAAAGCCAGATTACGCTGACCGTGGATCGGCGCAATACCATCATCCGCGTCAACCGAATCGCCAAAACGGCCATCGACGTGTTTGAGGATATCTTAAACAAGCCTGCACTCGAGCGCACCGACTTAGAGCTAATTATCGAAAAGATTCTCGTGTATGAAGATCATATTGAGGTCTTGCTAAAAGCGGATATTGATTCTATTATAAAAAGCGGTATGCCACAGGAACTGCTTACAACAGCGTGCGAAAATAAAACGCCTGTCACAGTGGGGGCCACCGGAAATTTTAATCAAGGCATCATGGATAGCTTAAAGACCCAGGTAGTCCAAGTAAGCGCAAAGCGAAAGGACAAGGTCTATGATGTCAATGTTATCAGTGACGGCGATCCGCTGGAAATTTACACTGATAACGACGGAGAAGTCATTTTTAAAAAGTATTCGCCCATCGGCGAACTAGGGGCTTTTGCCGCCCAATATGCCGAAGTGCTTCAAAAAGCCGGAGGATACCCCGTTGTGGTCTGTGACCGTGACCATGTAATTGCTGTTGCTGGGCTGCCGAAGAAAGAACTTTTAGAGCGGCGTGTTTCCCCCTCACTCGAAGAGCTGATGGAATCCCGCCGAACGCATGCCGTTTCCGGCAGTGAGACAAAAAACTTTCAGCCGGTTGAAGGTATTGACCGCTATGCGCTGGTTGCGGCGCCCATAGTCACTTCGGGCGATGTATGCGGCGCAATTATGTTTATGCTTGGTGATGAGGGCGGCACCGCCACCGATGCCGAAATCAAGCTGATTAATGTCGCTGCCGGCTTCCTTGGTAAGCAGATGGAGGAATAG